In the Haliaeetus albicilla chromosome 7, bHalAlb1.1, whole genome shotgun sequence genome, one interval contains:
- the BUB1 gene encoding mitotic checkpoint serine/threonine-protein kinase BUB1 isoform X2: MEGAARSYEAQIRNYQGSDPLEPWDRYVQWVEGCLPLQEKQNRLPSLLEQLVKAFASDKRYHQDPRFVNYCIKLAEFITSPCLYFDYLYGEGIGAKASNFYVAWAQQLVKEGNVQCAGAVLQKALHNQAQPQESLQQLYCWLQNYDPQNPPLQGAAVIKPLQTSHAANQMAPRKGVSNLDDPAYTRKNQGPDSAGTQSCSSGGKEVKYVTYISKSEVLPKLSSTVVECEQVAMYDKNLLICEGSELSFEELRAKRYFKKYERLRRQQEWEEERDSIRKKASAVLELQALQQKLEQLTQLTKSLEETRLEPAPASTSSAEPSKTVVHPHVTPRAALQQNWMASCQSSDLQNAQGLVPDQPQSSTLSSTALTLQSVKPTGHQMTSTSMWEVTLKKDAVKTQLELGELQNSLLHPPFDNIAARERAHPDAASNWSTGEQHPNKKAGGLTTSVDMKEASRVGNSSFASGNASQATPNTSLRGAMQATPFKVQPSPTVHTKEALGFLMDMFQTPILPEPSTLEESEEQFEVFCRKSEPDGSLKTNVIAPVMPAFSIFEDENEKENSGIPQHKNKPEEPRTTGERPLTDCTASTEDETGIPEFLRDDYTVWNVPSNTKTLGPSPNNTRDFARAAQLVSTPFNYLSAHSRQALGNKAYGDDLPQMDLEFSEELHKQTTTKKLSPALAEQGELQGNVLKQGNGIQGIATAASQRLQEQTATSRTEYSSSVGVDKISHEKLSSAGQDRTAWSVRAAVLVENPWDKELICKFLSELPKPLHTYANYFEWKSTLPSIRLKAEFPLGSSSFHVDCLVGEGAFAQVYQASILDANNPRNNQKVTFKVQKPANPWEFYIATQLVERLNPSIRHLYIHFYSAHFFQNGSILVGELYNYGTLLNAINIYKRLPEKVMPQALVVYFAVKILYMVEELHSCKIIHGDIKPDNFILGERFLDNDTCDIDGLSHGLTLIDLGQSIDMKLFPEGTAFTAKCETSGFQCIEMLTQKPWNYQTDYFGIAATVYCMLFGTYMQVKNENGIWKPEGAFRRLANADLWKEFFESMLNIPNCHSLPSLGVLRKRLKDLFCRSYAKEIKFLRNRLVVLLIEHKRSRK, from the exons ATGGAGGGGGCTGCGCG GAGCTACGAGGCTCAGATACGGAACTACCAAGGGAGTGACCCGCTGGAGCCGTGGGACAG GTACGTGCAGTGGGTGGAAGGATGTCTTCCccttcaagaaaaacaaaaccgcTTGCCTAGTCTCCTGGAGCAGCTTGTGAAGGCATTCGCGAGTGACAAGAGGTACCACCAAGATCCAAGATTTGTTAACTACTGCATTAAGCTG GCAGAGTTCATCACTTCTCCTTGCCTGTATTTTGACTACCTATATGGAGAGGGAATTGGTGCAAAGGCATCTAACTTCTATGTTGCTTGGGCTCAGCAGCTTGTAAAGGAAGGCAATGTGCAGTGTGCAGGAGCTGTCCTTCAAAAAGCACTTCACAACCAGGCACAGCCACAAGAGAGCCTGCAACAACTGTATTG CTGGCTGCAGAATTATGATCCTCAGAATCCTCCTTTGCAAG GTGCTGCTGTTATAAAACCACTTCAAACTTCTCATGCTGCAAATCAAATGGCTCCACGAAAAGGTGTTTCAAATCTTGATGACCCGGCGTACACTCGCAAAAATCAG GGTCCTGATTCTGCTGGTACTCAGTCCTGCTCTTCTGGTGGAAAAGAAGT AAAGTATGTTACTTACATCTCCAAATCTGAAGTTCTCCCTAAGTTGTCATCCACTGTTGTTGAATGTGAGCAGGTTGCAATGTATGACAAAAACCTGCTCATATGTGAAGGCTCTGAACTTTCGTTTGAGGAGCTAAGAGCCAAGAGATACTTCAAGAAATACGAGCGCCTCAGAAGACAGCAAGAATGGG aagaagagagagactCCATAAGGAAAAAAGCGTCAGCTGTCCTTGAACTGCAAGCcctgcagcagaagctggagcAGCTCACCCAGCTCACCAAAAGCTTGGAGGAAACTAGACTGGAACCAGCACCAGCATCTACATCATCAGCTGAACCAAGTAAGACAGTG GTGCATCCACATGTGACACCCCGTGCAGCTCTACAGCAGAACTGGATGGCGTCTTGTCAAAGTTCAGATCTGCAAAATGCCCAAGGTCTGGTGCCAGACCAGCCTCAATCAAGTACTTTATCATCCACTGCTCTTACGCTGCAGTCAGTGAAACCCACTGGCCACCAGATGACATCAACCTCCATGTGGGAAGTAACACTTAAGAAGGATGCAGTCAAAACTCAGCTAGAGCTTGGAGAACTCCAGAACAGTTTGTTACACCCTCCATTTGATAATATTGCAGCTCGGGAACGGGCACATCCTGATGCAGCTTCTAACTGGAGCACTGGAGAACA GCACCCTAACAAGAAAGCTGGTGGACTAACTACTTCTGTGGACATGAAAGAAG CATCTAGAGTTGGAAattcttcctttgcttctggAAATGCTTCTCAAGCTACCCCAAACACCTCGCTGAGAGGAGCAATGCAGGCAACACCTTTCAAAGTGCAACCTTCACCTACAGTTCATACGAAGGAAGCATTGG GATTTCTCATGGATATGTTTCAAACACCCATCTTGCCTGAACCATCTACTCTTGAAGAGAGCGAGGAGCAATTTGAAgtcttttgcagaaaaagtg AGCCTGATGGAAGTCTGAAAACTAATGTCATTGCCCCTGTCATGCCTGCATTTTCTATCTTTGAAGATGAGAATGAAAAAGAGAACAGTGg GATCCCACAGCATAAAAACAAGCCAGAAGAGCCCAGAACTACTGGAGAACGTCCCTTGACTGACTGTACAGCAAGTACAGAA GATGAAACAGGGATACCGGAGTTCTTGAGGGATGATTATACGGTGTGGAATGTACCAAGTAATACTAAAACTTTAGGTCCCAGTCCAAATAACACAAGAGACTTTGCACGAGCTGCCCAGCTTGTATCAACACCATTTAATTACCTGTCAGCACATTCGCGACAAGCTTTGGGCAACAAAG CCTATGGGGATGACTTGCCACAAATGGATTTGGAGTTTTCTGAAGAACTGCACAAGCAGACAACAACTAAGAAGCTAAG CCCTGCTCTTGCAGAACAAGGAGAGCTCCAAGGAAATGTCTTGAAACAAGGAAATGGAATTCAAGGAATTGCTACAGCTGCTTCTCAAAGATTACAGGAGCAGACTGCCACAAGCAGAACTGAATATTCCTCATCTGTTGGGGTGGACAAAATTTCCCATGAAAAGCTGTCTAGTGCTGGGCAGGACAGGACAGCCTGGAGTGTTAGAGCTGCAG TCCTTGTTGAGAACCCTTGGGATAAAGAATTAATTTGCAAATTCTTATCAGAGCTTCCTAAACCACTCCACACCTATGCCAACTACTTTGAATGGAAATCTACTCTTCCGTCCATCAGACTGAAGGCTGAATTCCCACTGG GTTCCAGCTCATTCCATGTGGACTGCTTGGTTGGAGAGGGAGCTTTTGCTCAAGTCTATCAGGCTTCCATTCTGGATGCAAATAACCCTAGAAACAATCAGAAAGTAACATTCAAG GTCCAGAAGCCTGCCAACCCTTGGGAGTTCTATATAGCAACGCAACTGGTAGAAAGGCTCAATCCAAGTATACGCCATCTCTACATCCACTTTTATTCTgctcatttctttcaaaatggaaGCATTTTGGTTGGTGAGCTCTACAACTATGGAACATTGCTG AATGCCATAAACATTTACAAAAGGCTTCCTGAAAAGGTGATGCCTCAAGCACTCGTAGTCTACTTTGCTGTAAAAATTCTTTATATGGTGGAAGAGCTCCACAGCTGCAAAATCATTCATGGTGACATTAAACCTGACAATTTCATACTTGGAGAAAG GTTTCTGGACAATGATACGTGTGACATAGATGGCCTCTCTCATGGCTTGACACTCATTGACTTGGGCCAGAGTATAGACATGAAACTCTTTCCTGAAGGAACAGCATTTACTGCAAAGTGTGAAACATCTGGATTTCAGTGTATTGAAATGCTGACACAGAAACCGTGGAACTACCAG ACAGACTACTTTGGCATTGCAGCAACAGTCTACTGCATGCTCTTTGGTACCTACATGCAAGTAAAGAATGAAAACGGTATCTGGAAGCCTGAAGGAGCCTTCAGAAG GCTTGCCAATGCTGACCTGTGGAAAGAGTTCTTTGAGAGCATGCTAAACATCCCCAACTGCCACAGCCTGCCTTCTCTAGGAGTTTTGCGCAAAAGGCTGAAGGACTTATTTTGCAGGTCATatgcaaaggaaataaagttCCTTCGGAACAGACTTGTTGTGTTGCTCATAGAACACAAACGGTCACGAAAATAA
- the BUB1 gene encoding mitotic checkpoint serine/threonine-protein kinase BUB1 isoform X1, with protein sequence MEGAARSYEAQIRNYQGSDPLEPWDRYVQWVEGCLPLQEKQNRLPSLLEQLVKAFASDKRYHQDPRFVNYCIKLAEFITSPCLYFDYLYGEGIGAKASNFYVAWAQQLVKEGNVQCAGAVLQKALHNQAQPQESLQQLYCWLQNYDPQNPPLQGAAVIKPLQTSHAANQMAPRKGVSNLDDPAYTRKNQGPDSAGTQSCSSGGKEVKYVTYISKSEVLPKLSSTVVECEQVAMYDKNLLICEGSELSFEELRAKRYFKKYERLRRQQEWEEEERDSIRKKASAVLELQALQQKLEQLTQLTKSLEETRLEPAPASTSSAEPSKTVVHPHVTPRAALQQNWMASCQSSDLQNAQGLVPDQPQSSTLSSTALTLQSVKPTGHQMTSTSMWEVTLKKDAVKTQLELGELQNSLLHPPFDNIAARERAHPDAASNWSTGEQHPNKKAGGLTTSVDMKEASRVGNSSFASGNASQATPNTSLRGAMQATPFKVQPSPTVHTKEALGFLMDMFQTPILPEPSTLEESEEQFEVFCRKSEPDGSLKTNVIAPVMPAFSIFEDENEKENSGIPQHKNKPEEPRTTGERPLTDCTASTEDETGIPEFLRDDYTVWNVPSNTKTLGPSPNNTRDFARAAQLVSTPFNYLSAHSRQALGNKAYGDDLPQMDLEFSEELHKQTTTKKLSPALAEQGELQGNVLKQGNGIQGIATAASQRLQEQTATSRTEYSSSVGVDKISHEKLSSAGQDRTAWSVRAAVLVENPWDKELICKFLSELPKPLHTYANYFEWKSTLPSIRLKAEFPLGSSSFHVDCLVGEGAFAQVYQASILDANNPRNNQKVTFKVQKPANPWEFYIATQLVERLNPSIRHLYIHFYSAHFFQNGSILVGELYNYGTLLNAINIYKRLPEKVMPQALVVYFAVKILYMVEELHSCKIIHGDIKPDNFILGERFLDNDTCDIDGLSHGLTLIDLGQSIDMKLFPEGTAFTAKCETSGFQCIEMLTQKPWNYQTDYFGIAATVYCMLFGTYMQVKNENGIWKPEGAFRRLANADLWKEFFESMLNIPNCHSLPSLGVLRKRLKDLFCRSYAKEIKFLRNRLVVLLIEHKRSRK encoded by the exons ATGGAGGGGGCTGCGCG GAGCTACGAGGCTCAGATACGGAACTACCAAGGGAGTGACCCGCTGGAGCCGTGGGACAG GTACGTGCAGTGGGTGGAAGGATGTCTTCCccttcaagaaaaacaaaaccgcTTGCCTAGTCTCCTGGAGCAGCTTGTGAAGGCATTCGCGAGTGACAAGAGGTACCACCAAGATCCAAGATTTGTTAACTACTGCATTAAGCTG GCAGAGTTCATCACTTCTCCTTGCCTGTATTTTGACTACCTATATGGAGAGGGAATTGGTGCAAAGGCATCTAACTTCTATGTTGCTTGGGCTCAGCAGCTTGTAAAGGAAGGCAATGTGCAGTGTGCAGGAGCTGTCCTTCAAAAAGCACTTCACAACCAGGCACAGCCACAAGAGAGCCTGCAACAACTGTATTG CTGGCTGCAGAATTATGATCCTCAGAATCCTCCTTTGCAAG GTGCTGCTGTTATAAAACCACTTCAAACTTCTCATGCTGCAAATCAAATGGCTCCACGAAAAGGTGTTTCAAATCTTGATGACCCGGCGTACACTCGCAAAAATCAG GGTCCTGATTCTGCTGGTACTCAGTCCTGCTCTTCTGGTGGAAAAGAAGT AAAGTATGTTACTTACATCTCCAAATCTGAAGTTCTCCCTAAGTTGTCATCCACTGTTGTTGAATGTGAGCAGGTTGCAATGTATGACAAAAACCTGCTCATATGTGAAGGCTCTGAACTTTCGTTTGAGGAGCTAAGAGCCAAGAGATACTTCAAGAAATACGAGCGCCTCAGAAGACAGCAAGAATGGG aagaagaagagagagactCCATAAGGAAAAAAGCGTCAGCTGTCCTTGAACTGCAAGCcctgcagcagaagctggagcAGCTCACCCAGCTCACCAAAAGCTTGGAGGAAACTAGACTGGAACCAGCACCAGCATCTACATCATCAGCTGAACCAAGTAAGACAGTG GTGCATCCACATGTGACACCCCGTGCAGCTCTACAGCAGAACTGGATGGCGTCTTGTCAAAGTTCAGATCTGCAAAATGCCCAAGGTCTGGTGCCAGACCAGCCTCAATCAAGTACTTTATCATCCACTGCTCTTACGCTGCAGTCAGTGAAACCCACTGGCCACCAGATGACATCAACCTCCATGTGGGAAGTAACACTTAAGAAGGATGCAGTCAAAACTCAGCTAGAGCTTGGAGAACTCCAGAACAGTTTGTTACACCCTCCATTTGATAATATTGCAGCTCGGGAACGGGCACATCCTGATGCAGCTTCTAACTGGAGCACTGGAGAACA GCACCCTAACAAGAAAGCTGGTGGACTAACTACTTCTGTGGACATGAAAGAAG CATCTAGAGTTGGAAattcttcctttgcttctggAAATGCTTCTCAAGCTACCCCAAACACCTCGCTGAGAGGAGCAATGCAGGCAACACCTTTCAAAGTGCAACCTTCACCTACAGTTCATACGAAGGAAGCATTGG GATTTCTCATGGATATGTTTCAAACACCCATCTTGCCTGAACCATCTACTCTTGAAGAGAGCGAGGAGCAATTTGAAgtcttttgcagaaaaagtg AGCCTGATGGAAGTCTGAAAACTAATGTCATTGCCCCTGTCATGCCTGCATTTTCTATCTTTGAAGATGAGAATGAAAAAGAGAACAGTGg GATCCCACAGCATAAAAACAAGCCAGAAGAGCCCAGAACTACTGGAGAACGTCCCTTGACTGACTGTACAGCAAGTACAGAA GATGAAACAGGGATACCGGAGTTCTTGAGGGATGATTATACGGTGTGGAATGTACCAAGTAATACTAAAACTTTAGGTCCCAGTCCAAATAACACAAGAGACTTTGCACGAGCTGCCCAGCTTGTATCAACACCATTTAATTACCTGTCAGCACATTCGCGACAAGCTTTGGGCAACAAAG CCTATGGGGATGACTTGCCACAAATGGATTTGGAGTTTTCTGAAGAACTGCACAAGCAGACAACAACTAAGAAGCTAAG CCCTGCTCTTGCAGAACAAGGAGAGCTCCAAGGAAATGTCTTGAAACAAGGAAATGGAATTCAAGGAATTGCTACAGCTGCTTCTCAAAGATTACAGGAGCAGACTGCCACAAGCAGAACTGAATATTCCTCATCTGTTGGGGTGGACAAAATTTCCCATGAAAAGCTGTCTAGTGCTGGGCAGGACAGGACAGCCTGGAGTGTTAGAGCTGCAG TCCTTGTTGAGAACCCTTGGGATAAAGAATTAATTTGCAAATTCTTATCAGAGCTTCCTAAACCACTCCACACCTATGCCAACTACTTTGAATGGAAATCTACTCTTCCGTCCATCAGACTGAAGGCTGAATTCCCACTGG GTTCCAGCTCATTCCATGTGGACTGCTTGGTTGGAGAGGGAGCTTTTGCTCAAGTCTATCAGGCTTCCATTCTGGATGCAAATAACCCTAGAAACAATCAGAAAGTAACATTCAAG GTCCAGAAGCCTGCCAACCCTTGGGAGTTCTATATAGCAACGCAACTGGTAGAAAGGCTCAATCCAAGTATACGCCATCTCTACATCCACTTTTATTCTgctcatttctttcaaaatggaaGCATTTTGGTTGGTGAGCTCTACAACTATGGAACATTGCTG AATGCCATAAACATTTACAAAAGGCTTCCTGAAAAGGTGATGCCTCAAGCACTCGTAGTCTACTTTGCTGTAAAAATTCTTTATATGGTGGAAGAGCTCCACAGCTGCAAAATCATTCATGGTGACATTAAACCTGACAATTTCATACTTGGAGAAAG GTTTCTGGACAATGATACGTGTGACATAGATGGCCTCTCTCATGGCTTGACACTCATTGACTTGGGCCAGAGTATAGACATGAAACTCTTTCCTGAAGGAACAGCATTTACTGCAAAGTGTGAAACATCTGGATTTCAGTGTATTGAAATGCTGACACAGAAACCGTGGAACTACCAG ACAGACTACTTTGGCATTGCAGCAACAGTCTACTGCATGCTCTTTGGTACCTACATGCAAGTAAAGAATGAAAACGGTATCTGGAAGCCTGAAGGAGCCTTCAGAAG GCTTGCCAATGCTGACCTGTGGAAAGAGTTCTTTGAGAGCATGCTAAACATCCCCAACTGCCACAGCCTGCCTTCTCTAGGAGTTTTGCGCAAAAGGCTGAAGGACTTATTTTGCAGGTCATatgcaaaggaaataaagttCCTTCGGAACAGACTTGTTGTGTTGCTCATAGAACACAAACGGTCACGAAAATAA
- the BUB1 gene encoding mitotic checkpoint serine/threonine-protein kinase BUB1 isoform X3, whose amino-acid sequence MEGAARSYEAQIRNYQGSDPLEPWDRYVQWVEGCLPLQEKQNRLPSLLEQLVKAFASDKRYHQDPRFVNYCIKLQLVKEGNVQCAGAVLQKALHNQAQPQESLQQLYCWLQNYDPQNPPLQGAAVIKPLQTSHAANQMAPRKGVSNLDDPAYTRKNQGPDSAGTQSCSSGGKEVKYVTYISKSEVLPKLSSTVVECEQVAMYDKNLLICEGSELSFEELRAKRYFKKYERLRRQQEWEEEERDSIRKKASAVLELQALQQKLEQLTQLTKSLEETRLEPAPASTSSAEPSKTVVHPHVTPRAALQQNWMASCQSSDLQNAQGLVPDQPQSSTLSSTALTLQSVKPTGHQMTSTSMWEVTLKKDAVKTQLELGELQNSLLHPPFDNIAARERAHPDAASNWSTGEQHPNKKAGGLTTSVDMKEASRVGNSSFASGNASQATPNTSLRGAMQATPFKVQPSPTVHTKEALGFLMDMFQTPILPEPSTLEESEEQFEVFCRKSEPDGSLKTNVIAPVMPAFSIFEDENEKENSGIPQHKNKPEEPRTTGERPLTDCTASTEDETGIPEFLRDDYTVWNVPSNTKTLGPSPNNTRDFARAAQLVSTPFNYLSAHSRQALGNKAYGDDLPQMDLEFSEELHKQTTTKKLSPALAEQGELQGNVLKQGNGIQGIATAASQRLQEQTATSRTEYSSSVGVDKISHEKLSSAGQDRTAWSVRAAVLVENPWDKELICKFLSELPKPLHTYANYFEWKSTLPSIRLKAEFPLGSSSFHVDCLVGEGAFAQVYQASILDANNPRNNQKVTFKVQKPANPWEFYIATQLVERLNPSIRHLYIHFYSAHFFQNGSILVGELYNYGTLLNAINIYKRLPEKVMPQALVVYFAVKILYMVEELHSCKIIHGDIKPDNFILGERFLDNDTCDIDGLSHGLTLIDLGQSIDMKLFPEGTAFTAKCETSGFQCIEMLTQKPWNYQTDYFGIAATVYCMLFGTYMQVKNENGIWKPEGAFRRLANADLWKEFFESMLNIPNCHSLPSLGVLRKRLKDLFCRSYAKEIKFLRNRLVVLLIEHKRSRK is encoded by the exons ATGGAGGGGGCTGCGCG GAGCTACGAGGCTCAGATACGGAACTACCAAGGGAGTGACCCGCTGGAGCCGTGGGACAG GTACGTGCAGTGGGTGGAAGGATGTCTTCCccttcaagaaaaacaaaaccgcTTGCCTAGTCTCCTGGAGCAGCTTGTGAAGGCATTCGCGAGTGACAAGAGGTACCACCAAGATCCAAGATTTGTTAACTACTGCATTAAGCTG CAGCTTGTAAAGGAAGGCAATGTGCAGTGTGCAGGAGCTGTCCTTCAAAAAGCACTTCACAACCAGGCACAGCCACAAGAGAGCCTGCAACAACTGTATTG CTGGCTGCAGAATTATGATCCTCAGAATCCTCCTTTGCAAG GTGCTGCTGTTATAAAACCACTTCAAACTTCTCATGCTGCAAATCAAATGGCTCCACGAAAAGGTGTTTCAAATCTTGATGACCCGGCGTACACTCGCAAAAATCAG GGTCCTGATTCTGCTGGTACTCAGTCCTGCTCTTCTGGTGGAAAAGAAGT AAAGTATGTTACTTACATCTCCAAATCTGAAGTTCTCCCTAAGTTGTCATCCACTGTTGTTGAATGTGAGCAGGTTGCAATGTATGACAAAAACCTGCTCATATGTGAAGGCTCTGAACTTTCGTTTGAGGAGCTAAGAGCCAAGAGATACTTCAAGAAATACGAGCGCCTCAGAAGACAGCAAGAATGGG aagaagaagagagagactCCATAAGGAAAAAAGCGTCAGCTGTCCTTGAACTGCAAGCcctgcagcagaagctggagcAGCTCACCCAGCTCACCAAAAGCTTGGAGGAAACTAGACTGGAACCAGCACCAGCATCTACATCATCAGCTGAACCAAGTAAGACAGTG GTGCATCCACATGTGACACCCCGTGCAGCTCTACAGCAGAACTGGATGGCGTCTTGTCAAAGTTCAGATCTGCAAAATGCCCAAGGTCTGGTGCCAGACCAGCCTCAATCAAGTACTTTATCATCCACTGCTCTTACGCTGCAGTCAGTGAAACCCACTGGCCACCAGATGACATCAACCTCCATGTGGGAAGTAACACTTAAGAAGGATGCAGTCAAAACTCAGCTAGAGCTTGGAGAACTCCAGAACAGTTTGTTACACCCTCCATTTGATAATATTGCAGCTCGGGAACGGGCACATCCTGATGCAGCTTCTAACTGGAGCACTGGAGAACA GCACCCTAACAAGAAAGCTGGTGGACTAACTACTTCTGTGGACATGAAAGAAG CATCTAGAGTTGGAAattcttcctttgcttctggAAATGCTTCTCAAGCTACCCCAAACACCTCGCTGAGAGGAGCAATGCAGGCAACACCTTTCAAAGTGCAACCTTCACCTACAGTTCATACGAAGGAAGCATTGG GATTTCTCATGGATATGTTTCAAACACCCATCTTGCCTGAACCATCTACTCTTGAAGAGAGCGAGGAGCAATTTGAAgtcttttgcagaaaaagtg AGCCTGATGGAAGTCTGAAAACTAATGTCATTGCCCCTGTCATGCCTGCATTTTCTATCTTTGAAGATGAGAATGAAAAAGAGAACAGTGg GATCCCACAGCATAAAAACAAGCCAGAAGAGCCCAGAACTACTGGAGAACGTCCCTTGACTGACTGTACAGCAAGTACAGAA GATGAAACAGGGATACCGGAGTTCTTGAGGGATGATTATACGGTGTGGAATGTACCAAGTAATACTAAAACTTTAGGTCCCAGTCCAAATAACACAAGAGACTTTGCACGAGCTGCCCAGCTTGTATCAACACCATTTAATTACCTGTCAGCACATTCGCGACAAGCTTTGGGCAACAAAG CCTATGGGGATGACTTGCCACAAATGGATTTGGAGTTTTCTGAAGAACTGCACAAGCAGACAACAACTAAGAAGCTAAG CCCTGCTCTTGCAGAACAAGGAGAGCTCCAAGGAAATGTCTTGAAACAAGGAAATGGAATTCAAGGAATTGCTACAGCTGCTTCTCAAAGATTACAGGAGCAGACTGCCACAAGCAGAACTGAATATTCCTCATCTGTTGGGGTGGACAAAATTTCCCATGAAAAGCTGTCTAGTGCTGGGCAGGACAGGACAGCCTGGAGTGTTAGAGCTGCAG TCCTTGTTGAGAACCCTTGGGATAAAGAATTAATTTGCAAATTCTTATCAGAGCTTCCTAAACCACTCCACACCTATGCCAACTACTTTGAATGGAAATCTACTCTTCCGTCCATCAGACTGAAGGCTGAATTCCCACTGG GTTCCAGCTCATTCCATGTGGACTGCTTGGTTGGAGAGGGAGCTTTTGCTCAAGTCTATCAGGCTTCCATTCTGGATGCAAATAACCCTAGAAACAATCAGAAAGTAACATTCAAG GTCCAGAAGCCTGCCAACCCTTGGGAGTTCTATATAGCAACGCAACTGGTAGAAAGGCTCAATCCAAGTATACGCCATCTCTACATCCACTTTTATTCTgctcatttctttcaaaatggaaGCATTTTGGTTGGTGAGCTCTACAACTATGGAACATTGCTG AATGCCATAAACATTTACAAAAGGCTTCCTGAAAAGGTGATGCCTCAAGCACTCGTAGTCTACTTTGCTGTAAAAATTCTTTATATGGTGGAAGAGCTCCACAGCTGCAAAATCATTCATGGTGACATTAAACCTGACAATTTCATACTTGGAGAAAG GTTTCTGGACAATGATACGTGTGACATAGATGGCCTCTCTCATGGCTTGACACTCATTGACTTGGGCCAGAGTATAGACATGAAACTCTTTCCTGAAGGAACAGCATTTACTGCAAAGTGTGAAACATCTGGATTTCAGTGTATTGAAATGCTGACACAGAAACCGTGGAACTACCAG ACAGACTACTTTGGCATTGCAGCAACAGTCTACTGCATGCTCTTTGGTACCTACATGCAAGTAAAGAATGAAAACGGTATCTGGAAGCCTGAAGGAGCCTTCAGAAG GCTTGCCAATGCTGACCTGTGGAAAGAGTTCTTTGAGAGCATGCTAAACATCCCCAACTGCCACAGCCTGCCTTCTCTAGGAGTTTTGCGCAAAAGGCTGAAGGACTTATTTTGCAGGTCATatgcaaaggaaataaagttCCTTCGGAACAGACTTGTTGTGTTGCTCATAGAACACAAACGGTCACGAAAATAA